One Cynocephalus volans isolate mCynVol1 chromosome 5, mCynVol1.pri, whole genome shotgun sequence DNA window includes the following coding sequences:
- the IL20RA gene encoding interleukin-20 receptor subunit alpha isoform X2, protein MSYSGIRQRVYKELKLLILCSISSQIGPPEVALTTDEKSISIVLTAPEKWKINPEDSSVSMQQIYSNLKYNVSVYNTKSNRMWSQCVTNHTLVLNWLEPNTLYCVHVQSFIPGPPRLAQPSEKECVSTLEDQTSVFEVKIIFWYVLPISVTVFLFSVMGYFTYRYIHVGKEKHPANLILIYGNEFDKRFFVPAEKIMINFITVNILDDSKVSHKDMSLLEKSSDVSSLNDTEPSRNLEPHQEEAEGTHSGYASHLMEICCASEENTKCSSLSQQESLSRMIPTDKTVIKYEYDVRSTDVCVGPEDQELILQEEVLTQGKLCEQQAGLANLGPQTLLCSYTPQLRDLDHLAQEHADSEEGPEEEPSTTLVDWDPWTGRLCMPSMSSFEQDSGGCEHAEYNGFSEEGLLSRFCDEQSPDKPLEDSEAYLMQFMEEWGLHIQMEN, encoded by the exons CACAAATTGGCCCACCAGAAGTTGCTCTGACTACTGATGAGAAGTCCATTTCTATTGTCCTGACGGCTCCAGAGAAATGGAAGATAAACCCAGAAGACAGTTCTGTTTCCATGCAACAAATATACTCCAATCTGAAGTATAATGTGTCTGTATATAATACTAAATCAAATAGAATG TGGTCCCAGTGTGTGACCAACCACACACTGGTGCTCAACTGGCTGGAGCCCAACACTCTGTACTGCGTCCATGTGCAGTCCTTCATCCCAGGGCCTCCTCGCCTTGCTCAGCCTTCTGAAAAGGAGTGTGTCAGTACTCTGGAag atcaAACATCAGTGTTCGAGGTTAAAATCATCTTCTGGTATGTTTTGCCCATATCTGTTACcgtgtttcttttttctgtgatGGGCTATTTTACCTACCGATATATCCACGTTGGCAAAGAGAAACACCCAGCAAATTTG ATTTTGATTTATGGAAATGAATTTGACAAAAGATTCTTTGTACCTGCTGAAAAAATCATGATTAACTTTATCACCGTCAATATTTTGGATGATTCTAAAGTTTCTCATAAGGATATGAGTTTGCTGGAAAAAAGCAGTGATGTATCCAGCCTTAATGATACCGAGCCCAGCAGGAACCTGGAGCCCCATCAGGAGGAAGCGGAGGGGACACACTCAGGGTATGCCTCGCATCTGATGGAAATTTGCTGTGCCTCTGAGGAAAACACCAAATGTAGTTCCCTCAGCCAGCAAGAGTCACTCAGCAGAATGATACCCACAGATAAAACAGTCATTAAATATGAATACGATGTGAGATCTACTGACGTTTGTGTGGGGCCTGAAGATCAAGAGCTTATTTTGCAAGAGGAGGTGCTCACACAAGGAAAATTATGTGAGCAACAGGCAGGTCTGGCAAACTTGGGTCCACAAACTTTGCTGTGTTCATATACCCCTCAGCTCAGAGACTTAGACCACCTGGCCCAGGAGCACGCAGACTCAGAAGAGGGGCCAGAGGAAGAGCCATCAACAACACTGGTCGATTGGGACCCTTGGACTGGCAGGCTGTGTATGCCTTCAATGTCCAGCTTTGAGCAGGACTCAGGGGGCTGTGAGCATGCTGAGTACAATGGCTTCTCAGAGGAGGGCCTTTTGTCTAGATTCTGTGATGAGCAGTCTCCAGACAAGCCACTAGAAGACAGTGAAGCCTATCTCATGCAATTTATGGAGGAATGGGGATTAcacatacaaatggaaaactaa